Proteins encoded together in one uncultured Desulfosarcina sp. window:
- a CDS encoding TetR/AcrR family transcriptional regulator, with amino-acid sequence MGIQERKEREKERRRQQIIVAAKRVFSEKGFNKATMEDIAKEAELSPGTLYLYFKNKEELYASLSLRILQYLHIRVTHVNRETALSPDKKLSALMEAMYDVYEFDPLIIINMFHLQSSETLKNLSESLLDEIKDLSKKSIGAIAKIFEEGIEQGIYEDRHPTALADIFWAMFSGVVLWEASKKIITSDKDYLKSTLATAFEVFERGIRKAG; translated from the coding sequence ATGGGTATTCAGGAACGCAAAGAGAGAGAAAAGGAAAGACGGCGGCAGCAGATCATCGTAGCGGCCAAGCGGGTTTTTTCGGAAAAAGGCTTCAACAAGGCAACCATGGAGGATATCGCCAAGGAGGCGGAGCTTAGCCCGGGGACACTCTACCTCTATTTCAAGAACAAGGAAGAACTTTACGCATCGCTGTCTTTGCGAATCCTTCAGTACCTTCACATCCGGGTCACCCATGTCAACAGGGAAACGGCGTTGAGCCCGGACAAGAAGCTCAGCGCACTCATGGAAGCCATGTACGATGTCTACGAATTCGATCCGTTGATCATCATCAACATGTTCCACCTGCAATCCAGCGAAACGCTGAAAAACCTATCCGAATCCCTGCTCGACGAGATCAAGGACCTGTCGAAAAAATCCATCGGAGCGATCGCTAAAATTTTTGAAGAGGGCATCGAACAGGGCATTTACGAGGATCGCCATCCGACGGCCCTGGCCGATATTTTCTGGGCCATGTTTTCCGGGGTGGTTCTGTGGGAGGCCAGCAAAAAAATCATCACTTCGGACAAGGATTATCTCAAATCCACTCTGGCCACGGCCTTCGAGGTGTTCGAACGGGGAATTCGGAAAGCAGGCTGA
- a CDS encoding gamma carbonic anhydrase family protein, whose translation MLYQFDRKQPQVEAGTYVSELAHVIGDVIIGKQCYIGHGAIIRGDYGRIVIGDGTAVEEGVVIHAPPGDTHTIGSKVTIGHGAILHGRSIGDLAVIGMGSVLSIFSQVGQRSIVAEGSVVKLNQVIPEKVVVAGNPAKVVRAVSTQDEEMWAYGKQVYIDLAAKYLEQGMIPVS comes from the coding sequence ATGCTGTACCAATTTGACAGGAAACAGCCCCAAGTGGAAGCGGGAACCTATGTCAGCGAGCTGGCCCATGTCATCGGAGACGTGATTATCGGCAAACAATGCTACATCGGCCATGGCGCCATCATTCGTGGAGACTACGGCCGTATTGTCATCGGCGACGGCACAGCCGTTGAGGAAGGCGTTGTTATTCACGCACCGCCCGGTGACACCCATACCATCGGAAGCAAGGTCACAATAGGGCATGGCGCCATTCTTCATGGAAGATCCATCGGTGATCTGGCCGTAATCGGCATGGGATCGGTGCTCAGCATTTTCAGCCAGGTGGGGCAGCGCAGTATCGTCGCCGAGGGCAGCGTGGTCAAACTGAACCAGGTGATTCCAGAAAAGGTGGTCGTTGCGGGGAACCCCGCCAAGGTGGTACGGGCGGTCAGCACACAGGATGAAGAAATGTGGGCCTACGGCAAGCAGGTCTATATCGATCTGGCCGCCAAATACCTCGAACAGGGAATGATTCCCGTCTCCTGA
- a CDS encoding DUF4388 domain-containing protein gives MGETLIDEFLTGDSEEIRDLAKNEAILVGFLTLVKGIDDLPEMESRFYQDSRSLYQVTASGYAIDELEAKLAEFFGMAAKSPGENLPADLRFLPAVKLLGGIRKDQVLFLKELKTGTFYGALWPWQRDPDKIEVLLGYCAPGMGEEDVRCLETLVYKFLSKKKIETVSDVGGQIHGISLPSFLQMSEMEGATYTLKVTSGSLTGYLYLADGSLIAARYADYSGNEAAYRIIGWDKAAIQIQTAEPDRKREIHDPLMHVMMESLKIKDETGAEPEPPAPPSEPEPEPEPEPEQEPEPEPEPEPEPEVELKLEMESEPAQEPEVTPEPETVPEPPTEAGPPPEEEAPEAATEPFPEASGIEYVPELDAMIIPPTELAPKPAKEPPPVPVSEEIPETAPIPTPEPASDAPAVEPTDGSGFKKPEDHSAHKQRQMKRQTKLLIVLGVVIVFALAVTFGGRLFHKKQVGHRYEQLMQELAVTGELDGQVVLLMQYLSAHPKDAHRKELEKRLEDLDAEIEKRDYERTLSDVDRLPVDENYEKKALSLYTAFMTKYPQSRYAESVNAAIGGIRQLLATAFYGKLLENASADYLERQAAYNEYLEKFPQGAERERVEELMRELADEYHAAIVKRVDSCDSAQNWDDCITDCDQFLSVFSKEPAVEKVKRLRSVLEDKKDVEELTARAVLVADDFEKAKRIYTDYLAKHPDTSQKEAILERIEPLNSDLAGLAEWKKTAAYASDKTNDIFKRIQRLERYIEGHSSGPYVKPANKLREQLEPERQAAVRAQQADEKRRRELAREKADQARREKEVQRIRQLRQQVTDRLRPVSNRFVAHADGTVTDQVTGFTWCLLDSHMVLGKCISYRDARDYVKGLTTGGHSDWRLPTAGELAALYKSSPFFPATGTPWYWSSESYARGYHRVVDVVTSAPETVFTRSQKSENSCGAVRAVRR, from the coding sequence ATGGGCGAAACGCTGATCGATGAATTTTTGACCGGCGACAGTGAGGAAATCCGAGATCTCGCCAAAAACGAAGCCATACTGGTTGGGTTTCTGACACTGGTAAAAGGCATCGATGACCTGCCGGAGATGGAGAGCCGGTTTTACCAAGATTCTCGCAGCCTTTACCAGGTCACCGCTTCCGGCTACGCGATTGACGAACTGGAGGCCAAGCTGGCCGAGTTCTTCGGCATGGCGGCTAAATCCCCCGGCGAAAACCTTCCCGCCGACCTTCGTTTTCTCCCCGCCGTCAAATTGCTGGGCGGGATCCGCAAGGACCAGGTACTTTTTCTCAAGGAGTTGAAAACGGGCACCTTTTACGGCGCCCTGTGGCCCTGGCAGCGTGATCCGGATAAGATCGAGGTGCTGTTGGGATACTGCGCTCCGGGCATGGGCGAGGAAGATGTCCGTTGCCTGGAAACGCTGGTTTATAAATTTTTGAGCAAGAAGAAGATCGAGACCGTTTCCGATGTCGGCGGACAGATCCACGGCATCAGCCTGCCTTCGTTTCTCCAGATGTCGGAGATGGAAGGGGCCACTTACACCCTGAAAGTGACCAGCGGCAGCCTCACCGGCTATCTTTACCTCGCCGACGGCAGCCTCATTGCGGCCCGGTATGCGGATTATTCCGGCAACGAGGCGGCTTACCGGATTATCGGCTGGGATAAGGCCGCCATCCAGATCCAAACGGCAGAGCCCGACCGCAAGCGAGAAATTCACGATCCTCTCATGCACGTGATGATGGAGAGTCTGAAGATCAAGGACGAAACCGGTGCCGAACCCGAACCCCCGGCACCCCCTTCGGAGCCGGAACCGGAGCCGGAACCGGAGCCGGAACAAGAGCCGGAGCCAGAGCCGGAACCAGAGCCGGAACCGGAAGTGGAACTTAAGCTGGAAATGGAGTCGGAGCCAGCGCAAGAGCCGGAAGTGACACCGGAACCGGAGACAGTGCCCGAGCCGCCAACGGAAGCAGGTCCTCCGCCCGAAGAAGAAGCCCCGGAAGCGGCCACGGAACCGTTTCCCGAAGCATCCGGAATCGAATACGTGCCTGAACTGGATGCGATGATCATCCCGCCCACCGAACTGGCTCCGAAGCCGGCCAAAGAGCCGCCTCCCGTGCCGGTATCAGAGGAGATTCCTGAGACAGCTCCCATACCGACTCCCGAGCCGGCCTCCGATGCGCCCGCGGTCGAACCCACTGACGGCTCGGGCTTCAAAAAGCCCGAAGACCATTCGGCGCACAAGCAGCGTCAGATGAAACGGCAGACCAAGCTGCTGATCGTCCTGGGAGTGGTTATCGTCTTCGCCCTTGCGGTTACTTTTGGCGGCCGGCTGTTTCATAAAAAACAGGTCGGCCACCGATACGAACAGTTGATGCAAGAGCTGGCCGTCACCGGAGAGCTGGACGGCCAGGTAGTGCTGTTGATGCAGTATCTGAGCGCCCACCCCAAAGATGCCCATCGTAAGGAGTTGGAAAAGCGTCTGGAGGATCTGGATGCCGAAATCGAGAAACGGGACTATGAAAGGACCCTGTCCGACGTCGACCGGCTTCCCGTCGATGAGAACTACGAGAAAAAGGCGCTTTCGCTCTATACGGCTTTTATGACCAAATATCCCCAAAGCCGCTACGCCGAATCCGTCAACGCGGCCATCGGCGGCATCCGCCAGCTGCTGGCGACCGCGTTCTACGGAAAATTGCTGGAAAATGCCTCTGCCGACTATTTGGAGCGGCAGGCCGCCTATAATGAATATCTAGAAAAGTTCCCCCAAGGCGCCGAGCGGGAGAGGGTTGAAGAACTGATGCGGGAACTGGCCGACGAATATCACGCGGCCATCGTCAAGCGTGTCGACAGCTGCGATTCCGCGCAGAACTGGGATGACTGCATTACCGATTGCGACCAATTCCTTTCCGTTTTTTCGAAGGAGCCGGCAGTGGAAAAGGTTAAACGGCTGCGGTCGGTGCTCGAAGACAAGAAAGACGTCGAAGAACTGACCGCCAGGGCAGTCCTGGTTGCCGACGATTTCGAAAAAGCCAAACGGATTTATACCGACTATCTTGCCAAGCACCCCGACACCAGCCAGAAAGAGGCCATCCTCGAGCGCATCGAGCCTTTGAACAGCGATCTTGCCGGCCTGGCGGAATGGAAAAAGACGGCAGCCTACGCTTCCGATAAGACCAATGATATTTTCAAGCGGATCCAACGACTGGAACGGTACATCGAAGGCCATTCTTCGGGGCCTTACGTCAAACCGGCCAACAAGTTGAGGGAGCAGCTGGAGCCGGAACGCCAGGCGGCCGTCCGTGCCCAGCAGGCCGATGAGAAAAGGCGCCGGGAACTGGCCCGGGAAAAGGCCGATCAGGCGCGTCGCGAGAAGGAGGTCCAGCGGATTCGACAGCTTCGCCAGCAGGTGACCGACCGGCTCCGCCCGGTGTCCAACCGGTTCGTCGCCCATGCGGACGGTACGGTGACCGATCAGGTTACCGGTTTTACCTGGTGCCTGCTGGATTCTCACATGGTGCTGGGGAAATGCATTTCCTACCGGGACGCCAGGGACTATGTCAAGGGGCTTACAACCGGCGGCCACTCGGACTGGCGCCTTCCCACCGCCGGGGAACTGGCGGCGCTGTACAAAAGCAGCCCCTTTTTTCCCGCCACCGGAACTCCCTGGTATTGGTCGTCGGAGTCTTACGCCAGAGGGTACCACCGGGTCGTGGACGTGGTGACCTCGGCACCGGAGACGGTTTTCACCCGCAGTCAGAAAAGCGAGAATAGCTGCGGCGCCGTGAGAGCCGTCCGTCGTTAA
- a CDS encoding HU family DNA-binding protein produces the protein MNKGDLVNEIAQIVSTKKQAQEVVDTVFSAITGALKKNEPVQIAGFGSFKTAKREARTGRNPQTGAEIKIAARTVPKFVPGKALKDSLK, from the coding sequence ATGAACAAAGGTGATTTAGTCAACGAAATCGCTCAAATCGTATCGACCAAAAAACAGGCTCAGGAAGTTGTGGACACCGTCTTTTCCGCGATCACCGGCGCTTTGAAAAAGAACGAACCCGTTCAGATCGCCGGCTTCGGCAGCTTCAAGACCGCCAAACGCGAGGCCCGCACCGGGCGCAACCCCCAGACCGGCGCTGAAATCAAGATTGCCGCCAGGACCGTTCCCAAGTTCGTACCGGGGAAAGCACTCAAGGATTCGCTGAAATAA
- a CDS encoding RNB domain-containing ribonuclease, whose amino-acid sequence MESGEIVEYIDDNKIICAVVKESGNQKLKLFTENNREVKVTAQRLSHRGRSRLPFIADRHQMVTSLKELSAARQAIAATIQVRELWEILNEEEDWIDLEIMTGLCFPDSSDDDHQSAVIRAMFESRRYFRFKPDRFFPNTEDQVAAIIALEQKAAREQRLVEKGAAWIRSTLAGSVVDPGDERQELTKILKNFFLFEKESPHYETGRAIVKKAQLKSPEAVFDHLVAVGAWSMDENLDLLRCRIPIDFSQPVLERAQSLRIPTEERLKVDGRVDLTHLATLTIDGQATLDFDDALSVEPRDGHVLVGIHISDVAESIKKGDPLDTEARSRGSSIYMPDQRISMVPPVLAEDRLSLKKDCMRPAISTMVKIDASGEIVSYDIFASIIRVNHQLSYYEANGSAEPAETIACLHDIATRFREKRMGQGALQITLPEINIWLDAAGTPVINRVNRESPGRMLIAEMMILSNWLAARFLTEKKIPAVFRSQPKPKDRILKNGTGTLFQNWMQRKLLNRFVLRPEPDHHCGLGLDAYVTASSPIRKYFDLVTQRQIRAALGLEKAYSHVEIEAIIDQLAGPMADIGRVQYRRNRYWLLKHLEERIGEKEEAIVLQRRRNGYAILLKAYMIECALPRSSGIELKAEDLIQVTIQHVNARRNVLSVFLG is encoded by the coding sequence ATGGAATCTGGCGAAATTGTAGAATATATTGACGATAATAAAATTATCTGTGCGGTGGTCAAGGAAAGCGGTAACCAGAAGCTCAAGCTGTTCACCGAAAACAACCGGGAAGTCAAAGTAACTGCCCAGCGTCTCTCCCATCGGGGGCGGAGCAGGCTGCCCTTCATTGCGGACAGGCATCAAATGGTGACGTCGCTTAAAGAACTGTCCGCCGCCCGGCAGGCCATCGCCGCGACGATCCAGGTCCGGGAATTATGGGAAATTCTCAATGAGGAAGAGGACTGGATCGACCTGGAAATCATGACCGGCCTGTGCTTCCCGGATTCCTCGGACGACGATCATCAATCCGCGGTGATCCGTGCCATGTTCGAAAGCCGGCGCTACTTCAGATTCAAGCCGGATCGTTTTTTTCCCAACACCGAAGACCAGGTCGCAGCCATCATCGCGCTCGAACAGAAAGCGGCCCGTGAGCAGCGACTCGTCGAAAAAGGCGCCGCCTGGATCCGCTCCACCCTGGCGGGATCGGTTGTCGACCCCGGCGACGAACGCCAGGAACTGACGAAAATCCTCAAGAATTTTTTTCTTTTCGAAAAAGAAAGCCCCCACTACGAAACCGGCAGAGCGATCGTCAAAAAGGCCCAACTGAAATCCCCCGAGGCGGTTTTCGACCATCTGGTGGCGGTCGGCGCCTGGTCCATGGACGAAAATCTGGATCTGTTGCGCTGCCGCATCCCCATCGATTTTTCGCAGCCGGTTCTCGAACGGGCCCAGTCCCTGCGGATACCGACGGAAGAGCGTTTGAAAGTCGATGGACGCGTGGACCTCACCCACCTTGCCACCCTGACCATCGACGGGCAGGCCACACTGGATTTCGACGATGCCTTGAGCGTCGAACCCCGCGATGGCCATGTTCTGGTCGGCATCCATATCTCCGATGTCGCCGAGTCCATCAAAAAGGGGGATCCGCTGGACACGGAGGCGCGATCGCGCGGCAGCTCCATCTATATGCCCGACCAACGCATCTCCATGGTGCCGCCGGTGCTGGCGGAAGACCGCCTGAGCTTGAAAAAGGATTGCATGCGGCCGGCCATCAGCACCATGGTCAAAATCGATGCGAGCGGCGAAATCGTCAGCTACGATATCTTTGCCTCCATCATCCGCGTCAACCACCAGCTCAGCTATTACGAAGCCAATGGCAGCGCGGAACCGGCCGAGACGATCGCCTGCCTTCACGACATCGCCACCCGCTTCAGGGAAAAACGCATGGGGCAAGGGGCTCTTCAAATCACCCTTCCCGAAATCAATATCTGGCTGGACGCCGCCGGCACCCCTGTGATCAATCGGGTAAACCGCGAGAGTCCGGGCCGCATGCTGATCGCCGAAATGATGATTCTTTCCAACTGGCTGGCCGCCCGATTCCTGACGGAAAAGAAGATTCCCGCCGTTTTCCGGTCGCAGCCCAAGCCCAAGGACCGCATTCTGAAAAACGGCACCGGCACCCTGTTTCAGAACTGGATGCAGCGCAAATTGCTAAATCGCTTCGTTCTGCGGCCCGAACCGGATCACCATTGCGGCTTGGGACTCGACGCCTACGTAACCGCCTCGTCACCGATCCGAAAATACTTCGATCTGGTCACCCAGAGGCAGATCCGGGCGGCCCTGGGTCTCGAAAAAGCCTATTCACATGTGGAAATCGAAGCGATTATAGACCAATTGGCCGGGCCCATGGCGGATATCGGACGAGTCCAATATCGCCGGAACCGGTATTGGCTGCTCAAACACCTGGAAGAACGTATCGGCGAGAAGGAGGAAGCCATTGTCTTGCAGCGCAGGCGCAACGGCTACGCCATCCTTCTCAAAGCCTACATGATCGAATGCGCTCTGCCCCGGTCCAGCGGCATCGAACTGAAGGCCGAAGATCTGATCCAGGTCACCATCCAGCACGTCAACGCCCGCCGCAACGTCCTTTCCGTGTTCCTCGGATAG
- a CDS encoding NFACT RNA binding domain-containing protein → MASRADKPRRQPEPPRVWTYTLPGGHRVLAGKTDADNDRLSLKIAGPGDWWFHVRGMPGSHVILKTADGGEPDRQTLERAAAIAAYHSKARTGGVAAVSGTLARYVTKPRGAKPGSVSIRKERVFKVRPALPETT, encoded by the coding sequence TTGGCATCCAGAGCGGACAAGCCCCGCCGACAGCCGGAACCGCCGCGCGTATGGACCTATACGCTGCCCGGCGGCCACCGGGTGCTGGCCGGCAAAACCGATGCCGACAACGACCGGCTCAGCCTGAAAATCGCCGGTCCCGGGGATTGGTGGTTTCATGTGCGTGGCATGCCTGGCAGCCACGTAATCCTCAAAACCGCCGACGGGGGGGAGCCGGATCGGCAGACCCTGGAGCGAGCGGCCGCCATTGCCGCTTACCACAGCAAAGCCAGAACAGGCGGCGTCGCTGCCGTTTCCGGAACGCTGGCGCGCTATGTGACCAAACCCCGCGGTGCCAAACCGGGCAGCGTGAGTATCCGCAAAGAACGCGTCTTCAAAGTCCGGCCGGCCCTGCCGGAAACCACATAG
- a CDS encoding flagellar assembly protein A: MTDNQAVNNRFGEIAVEMNFVDQKKLDKALVVQKRIFQKTKVSMPIGQILVEMGAITADAYDEILAMQQEIESKIASAVTGEKTPKKKPSGQAAGGGGSALDIRVSRDKLTVTAIIEGEVPATEFSVNDVKVMLHSESILYGIVEDAQIEAFLKGEAGEEQGLVIARGTAPVPDSPPEIKYHFDTDPLKVGTMTENGLMDWKERGTLPQVKEGDLLAEKIPGPPGKEGMDVYGKKIPIPKARDKRFKCGKGVRKSEDGLQVYATMTGFAKCSYVGEISVMPTLHIEGDVCLETGHVTFDGHIEVEGTVEKGYRVKGGSLRANEIRDAQIDIDGEISAANGIFGATIRCGGSIKAGHINNADIVLVGDIAVEKEVVESKIETNGRFLINDGIVIGSTISAKMGITAMDIGTEASKSSELIVGIDQQLERESEAVTAEIRTLKSEREKLPKILENLKEQADRISTRIGEVAQKQDNCMVRQRQLQKALDAEPLKQDDEKLQQTILELKARQEAYDEEVAGLMEQDDAIGQEIAATEAKIDESKARLEELNSRQDQIAEAKKTDRGIAAVKIGGNVYSGTKFTGPHSVLVLQEDLKRVSIVETDKPDHEGLKRWRFELAPFR; this comes from the coding sequence ATGACGGACAATCAAGCAGTAAATAACAGGTTTGGCGAGATTGCCGTTGAAATGAACTTTGTCGATCAGAAAAAACTCGACAAAGCTCTGGTGGTCCAGAAGCGTATTTTTCAGAAGACGAAAGTTTCCATGCCTATCGGTCAGATACTGGTTGAAATGGGCGCCATCACCGCCGATGCATACGACGAAATCCTTGCCATGCAGCAGGAGATCGAAAGCAAAATTGCTTCCGCTGTGACCGGCGAAAAAACCCCGAAGAAGAAACCTTCCGGCCAGGCTGCCGGCGGCGGGGGCAGCGCTCTGGACATCCGGGTTTCAAGAGACAAACTGACCGTCACGGCAATTATCGAGGGTGAGGTTCCGGCAACCGAATTCAGCGTCAATGACGTCAAGGTGATGCTCCATTCCGAAAGCATTCTTTACGGCATTGTGGAAGATGCGCAGATCGAGGCGTTCCTGAAAGGCGAAGCTGGAGAGGAGCAAGGCTTGGTCATCGCCAGGGGAACCGCCCCGGTTCCAGACTCGCCGCCGGAAATCAAATACCACTTCGATACCGACCCTTTAAAAGTCGGGACCATGACCGAAAACGGGCTGATGGATTGGAAAGAACGGGGAACCCTGCCCCAGGTCAAGGAAGGGGATCTGCTCGCGGAAAAAATTCCGGGGCCTCCGGGCAAAGAGGGGATGGACGTATACGGCAAAAAAATTCCCATTCCCAAAGCACGCGACAAACGGTTCAAATGCGGCAAGGGCGTTAGAAAATCCGAAGACGGCCTGCAGGTGTACGCCACCATGACCGGGTTCGCCAAGTGTTCCTATGTGGGCGAAATTTCGGTCATGCCTACCTTGCATATCGAAGGAGACGTCTGCCTGGAAACCGGGCATGTCACCTTCGACGGCCATATCGAAGTGGAAGGTACCGTGGAAAAAGGCTACCGGGTGAAAGGCGGCAGCCTGCGGGCCAATGAAATCCGCGACGCCCAGATCGATATCGACGGCGAAATCAGCGCGGCGAACGGCATCTTCGGAGCCACCATTCGATGCGGCGGCAGTATAAAGGCCGGTCACATCAACAACGCCGACATCGTCCTGGTCGGCGACATCGCCGTGGAAAAAGAGGTCGTCGAATCGAAAATTGAAACCAACGGGCGCTTTTTGATCAACGACGGCATCGTCATCGGCTCCACCATCTCTGCAAAAATGGGCATCACCGCCATGGATATCGGAACCGAAGCGTCCAAGTCCAGCGAGTTGATTGTCGGCATCGATCAGCAGTTGGAAAGGGAATCCGAGGCCGTTACAGCGGAGATAAGGACTCTTAAAAGCGAGCGGGAAAAGCTTCCCAAGATTTTGGAAAACCTCAAAGAGCAGGCGGATCGCATCAGCACCCGCATTGGGGAGGTCGCCCAAAAGCAGGACAATTGCATGGTGCGGCAGCGGCAGCTTCAGAAAGCGCTGGATGCCGAACCCCTGAAACAGGACGACGAAAAGCTGCAACAAACCATACTCGAACTGAAGGCAAGGCAGGAGGCCTACGATGAGGAAGTGGCCGGGCTCATGGAGCAGGACGATGCGATCGGCCAGGAAATCGCGGCCACCGAAGCCAAAATCGACGAAAGCAAAGCGAGACTCGAGGAATTGAACAGCCGGCAGGATCAAATCGCCGAAGCCAAAAAAACGGATCGGGGCATTGCGGCCGTCAAAATCGGCGGCAACGTCTATTCGGGAACCAAGTTCACCGGACCGCACAGCGTGCTGGTACTGCAAGAGGACCTCAAACGGGTATCCATCGTCGAGACGGACAAACCGGACCATGAAGGCTTAAAACGCTGGCGATTCGAATTGGCCCCATTTCGATAA
- a CDS encoding cytochrome c3 family protein — protein MRSLSFGGVVLLIGIIACTSLGVAFAEDEEMIVPMGIITLEPPDAVEAKRAAVEFQHGRHFVLACTNCHHTWDGSEPVTGCMTSGCHDLDALPRKEGSKAIDKDQAFRYYKNAYHGQCIGCHKTMKQEIQQMAKTLAGVEGKLPVTGPTGCIGCHPKE, from the coding sequence ATGCGTAGCCTATCGTTTGGGGGGGTGGTTTTGCTCATCGGTATCATTGCCTGCACCTCGTTGGGGGTCGCTTTTGCCGAAGACGAAGAGATGATTGTTCCCATGGGAATTATCACGCTGGAACCGCCGGACGCGGTGGAGGCCAAGCGCGCCGCCGTCGAGTTTCAGCATGGCCGGCATTTCGTGCTGGCCTGTACCAACTGCCACCACACCTGGGACGGCTCCGAACCCGTTACCGGCTGCATGACTTCCGGCTGCCACGATTTGGATGCGCTGCCCAGAAAGGAAGGCTCCAAGGCCATCGACAAGGATCAGGCCTTCCGGTACTATAAGAATGCTTACCACGGCCAGTGCATCGGCTGCCACAAGACCATGAAACAGGAAATTCAGCAGATGGCCAAGACCCTTGCCGGGGTCGAGGGCAAACTCCCGGTCACCGGGCCTACCGGCTGCATCGGCTGTCATCCCAAAGAGTAG
- a CDS encoding DUF554 domain-containing protein, which yields MERPCKPAAFAGLSVFKRYDDISEHTMTGTLVNAAAIIAGGLIGLCLQKGIQARYKTTIMQAISLTVVLIGIRSALNATDLLEVIVCMALGSLMGEAMGIEDRIEALGSLVEKRYSRSSNGGFAKGLVTASLVFCVGSMAIVGSLESGLTGSHETLFAKSLLDGITSVVFASTFGGGVIFSAVPVLLYQGSITLGASMLKPFLTGDVIAQMSGVGGLLIAAIGINMLEVARIRIGNMLPAIFLPLVYFMVVRLF from the coding sequence ATGGAACGTCCATGCAAGCCGGCAGCCTTTGCCGGCTTGTCTGTTTTCAAACGATACGACGATATAAGCGAGCATACCATGACCGGCACCCTGGTAAATGCGGCGGCGATCATCGCAGGCGGCCTCATCGGGCTTTGTCTTCAAAAAGGAATCCAGGCCCGCTATAAAACCACCATCATGCAGGCCATCAGCCTGACGGTCGTTCTCATCGGAATTCGGTCCGCCCTGAATGCAACCGACCTGCTGGAGGTGATCGTCTGCATGGCGCTGGGCAGCCTGATGGGCGAAGCCATGGGCATCGAAGACCGGATCGAAGCGTTGGGAAGTCTGGTTGAAAAACGCTATAGCCGCTCATCCAATGGCGGCTTTGCCAAGGGACTGGTGACGGCCAGCCTGGTTTTCTGCGTGGGCTCCATGGCCATCGTCGGATCGTTGGAAAGCGGCCTGACCGGAAGCCATGAAACCCTTTTCGCCAAGTCCCTGCTGGACGGCATCACGTCGGTGGTCTTCGCCTCCACCTTCGGCGGCGGCGTGATCTTCTCCGCCGTTCCCGTACTGCTCTACCAGGGGTCGATCACTTTGGGCGCGTCCATGCTCAAGCCCTTTCTTACCGGTGACGTGATCGCCCAGATGTCGGGGGTGGGAGGACTGCTGATCGCCGCCATCGGCATCAACATGCTGGAAGTGGCCCGCATCCGAATCGGCAACATGCTCCCCGCCATTTTCCTCCCGCTGGTGTACTTCATGGTGGTCCGGCTGTTTTAA